Proteins found in one Zea mays cultivar B73 chromosome 1, Zm-B73-REFERENCE-NAM-5.0, whole genome shotgun sequence genomic segment:
- the LOC100193145 gene encoding uncharacterized protein isoform X7 — protein MATESAFRLIGGTGARDWSKGFGAFGSSAGALSGEDLGFVDNDTGVYGGWNKSVPNRSGSAPPSMEGSLAALGHLIDQQSGSFEASLTTLDNITDSSKSEEQLRADPAYFEYYGSKVNLNPRLPPPLISRESRRLMNRVGKAKEWRMVSQDNSSKGSIYVPRSMLSTHKEEPEDDKSPRLDSSSVEDAQIVSSASNFQSQDFMLERFQQSVASSPDSSSSNPSNSNTGDSMPVYSDINLLKSLSFDALKQSDLNSWTPKGPLKSNVNNDLSSPPLSSSSYPGSKTGTQTFEQEKAAADTKHGNVVLGSGAAVTEVDNVDSIMKNLKLSLDVHTSSPAKQRWQDNVLQQYGSFLPAQGDPIQLTTQGPHPPHVPFVDNLSHAQLKLPDIHQNLPQPSMTTPFYTPNSFGNPYYQNLHPANAFPTSIGTGGYAVSGSILPPFMAGYAPQGPLATPLDSSMTPSFSGRPSGFLPAGNLTGGTDFMQSCKVYGQFEPGMQPSIPDPNFIHFFQHPSLFQYTGGNQYNTMGPRFTVVGNLAESFDSQNTIPQAASAYPSDQRLPLPITGFPNSPTARRGGTVPNYQGISSYIGVPMTYPTSPVFQGQTLPGVLPPVRRNDSAGFLPPSRNITGSPGIQGQRARQKFDESKTCSFLEELKSNRARMVELSDITGRVVEYSADQHGSRFIQQKLENCTAEEKTSVFAEILPHASALMTDVFGNYVIQKFFEHGTREQRRDLATKLVGHVLPLSLQMYGCRVIQKALEVMELDQKIDLVHELDGHIMRCVRDQNGNHVIQKCIECVPTEHIGFVVSAFQGQVTSLSMHPYGCRVIQRILEHCGGNSQGQCIIDEILQWVCILAQDQYGNYVTQHVLERGKAHERSQIITKLAGQVVTMSQNKYASNVIEKCFQHGDIAERDLLIRRIVEQTEGNNNLLVCLAMMKDQYANYVVQKILETCNEDQRELLLSRVKDHMQALRKYTYGKHIVSRVEQLCGDGTAESGS, from the exons ATGGCTACTGAGAGTGCTTTCCGATTGATTGGTGGGACGGGGGCTAGGGACTGGAGTAAGGGATTTGGTGCATTTGGCTCTTCAGCAGGTGCCTTATCAGGGGAAGACTTGGGATTTGTGGATAATGACACTGGGGTTTATGGGGGCTGGAACAAATCTGTTCCAAATCGTAGTGGAAGCGCACCGCCTAGCATGGAAGGATCTCTTGCTGCTCTTGGCCATCTCATTGATCAGCAGAGTGGGAGCTTTGAAGCTAGTTTGACAACCTTGGATAACATAACTGACAGTTCCAAATCTGAGGAGCAACTACGTGCTGATCCAGCATATTTTGAGTATTATGGCTCCAAGGTGAATCTGAATCCAAGGCTCCCTCCGCCACTTATTTCAAGGGAGAGTCGCCGATTAATGAACCGTGTTGGCAAGGCTAAAGAGTGGAGGATGGTCTCCCAAGATAACAGCAGCAAAGGCTCAATATACGTTCCTCGATCTATGTTGTCAACTCACAAAGAAGAACCTGAGGATGATAAATCTCCAAGATTGGATTCAAGTTCAGTGGAGGATGCCCAGATTGTCTCCAGTGCATCCAACTTTCAGAGCCAGGATTTTATGCTG GAGAGGTTTCAACAGAGTGTTGCTTCTTCGCCTGATAGTTCATCTTCTAATCCTTCAAATAGCAACACTGGTGATTCTATGCCTGTATATTCTGACATAAATTTGTTAAAGAGTTTGTCATTTGATGCTTTGAAGCAATCGGatttgaactcttggacaccaaaAGGCCCACTGAAAAGTAATGTTAACAATGACCTTTCATCGCCACCCCTTTCCAGTTCATCATATCCTGGTAGCAAAACTGGTACGCAAACTTTTGAGCAAGAAAAGGCTGCTGCTGACACCAAACATGGAAATGTTGTGCTTGGCAGTGGCGCAGCTGTTACTGAAGTTGATAATGTGGACTCCATTATGAAGAATTTGAAGTTAAGTTTGGATGTCCATACATCCTCACCTGCCAAGCAGAGGTGGCAGGACAATGTCTTGCAGCAGTATGGTTCCTTTTTACCAGCCCAAGGTGATCCTATTCAATTGACTACTCAAGGACCCCATCCTCCTCATGTACCTTTTGTTGATAACTTGTCTCATGCTCAGCTCAAGTTGCCTGACATCCACCAAAATTTACCACAACCTAGTATGACAACACCTTTCTATACACCAAATTCTTTTGGGAACCCTTATTATCAGAATTTGCACCCTGCTAATGCTTTTCCAACCTCAATTGGAACTGGGGGTTATGCTGTAAGTGGTTCTATTTTGCCACCGTTTATGGCTGGCTATGCTCCCCAAGGTCCTCTTGCTACACCTCTTGACAGTTCTATGACTCCAAGCTTTAGTGGCAGGCCATCTGGATTTCTTCCAGCAGGGAATCTTACAGGGGGAACAGATTTTATGCAGTCATGTAAAGTATACGGACAATTTGAGCCTGGTATGCAGCCATCCATTCCCGATCCGAACTTCATTCATTTCTTTCAGCATCCCTCTTTATTTCAGTATACTGGAGGAAATCAATACAATACAATGGGTCCAAGATTTACTGTTGTTGGGAATTTAGCTGAAAGCTTTGATTCACAAAACACGATACCTCAAGCTGCATCTGCATATCCATCTGATCAGAGGCTTCCACTGCCAATAACTGGCTTTCCTAATTCTCCTACAGCCAGAAGAGGAGGGACTGTTCCAAATTATCAAGGCATTTCATCCTACATTGGAGTGCCAATGACTTATCCTACTAGTCCAGTGTTTCAGGGACAAACATTGCCTGGAGTATTGCCTCCTGTTAGGAGAAACGACTCTGCTGGATTTCTGCCCCCCTCAAGAAACATCACTGGTAGCCCTGGAATTCAAGGGCAGCGAGCAAGACAGAAGTTTGATGAATCAAAGACCTGCTCTTTCTTAGAAGAGTTGAAGTCCAACAGAGCGCGCATGGTTGAGCTTTCTGACATCACAGGCCGTGTAGTTGAATACAG TGCTGACCAACATGGTAGCCGATTCATCCAGCAGAAGTTGGAAAACTGCACCGCCGAAGAGAAGACATCTGTGTTTGCCGAGATTCTTCCTCATGCTTCAGCATTAATGACTGACGTTTTTGGGAATTATGTGATCCAAAAG TTTTTTGAACATGGAACTCGTGAGCAAAGGAGGGATCTTGCCACCAAGCTTGTTGGTCACGTTTTGCCTTTGAGTCTTCAGATGTATGGCTGCCGTGTAATCCAGAAG GCTCTGGAAGTTATGGAACTTGACCAGAAAATAGATCTAGTTCATGAGCTTGATGGTCATATTATGCGATGTGTCCGTGATCAAAATGGAAATCACGTTATACAGAAGTGCATTGAGTGTGTCCCCACAGAACATATTGGTTTTGTAGTGTCTGCTTTTCAGGGACAAGTTACTAGCCTTTCAATGCATCCATATGGCTGCCGTGTAATTCAG AGAATCTTGGAGCACTGCGGTGGTAACTCACAAGGCCAGTGCATAATAGACGAGATATTACAGTGGGTGTGCATCCTTGCGCAGGATCAGTATGGCAACTATGTTACACAG CATGTTCTAGAAAGAGGAAAAGCTCATGAGAGGAGCCAAATTATTACTAAATTGGCCGGGCAGGTTGTTACCATGAGCCAAAATAAATATGCATCAAATGTGATAGAGAAGTGTTTTCAACATGGTGATATTGCGGAGCGGGATCTTCTGATCAGACGGATTGTGGAGCAGACAGAGGGCAACAACAATTTATTGGTCTGTTTG GCAATGATGAAGGACCAGTATGCTAATTACGTGGTCCAGAAGATACTTGAAACTTGCAACGAGGATCAGCGGGAGCTTCTGCTCAGCCGCGTAAAGGATCATATGCAAGCATTGAGGAAGTACACATACGGCAAGCACATCGTAAGCCGAGTCGAGCAGCTCTGTGGCGACG GAACTGCCGAGTCAGGTTCTTGA
- the LOC100193145 gene encoding uncharacterized protein isoform X8 → MATESAFRLIGGTGARDWSKGFGAFGSSAGALSGEDLGFVDNDTGVYGGWNKSVPNRSGSAPPSMEGSLAALGHLIDQQSGSFEASLTTLDNITDSSKSEEQLRADPAYFEYYGSKVNLNPRLPPPLISRESRRLMNRVGKAKEWRMVSQDNSSKGSIYVPRSMLSTHKEEPEDDKSPRLDSSSVEDAQIVSSASNFQSQDFMLERFQQSVASSPDSSSSNPSNSNTGDSMPVYSDINLLKSLSFDALKQSDLNSWTPKGPLKSNVNNDLSSPPLSSSSYPGSKTGTQTFEQEKAAADTKHGNVVLGSGAAVTEVDNVDSIMKNLKLSLDVHTSSPAKQRWQDNVLQQYGSFLPAQGDPIQLTTQGPHPPHVPFVDNLSHAQLKLPDIHQNLPQPSMTTPFYTPNSFGNPYYQNLHPANAFPTSIGTGGYAVSGSILPPFMAGYAPQGPLATPLDSSMTPSFSGRPSGFLPAGNLTGGTDFMQSCKVYGQFEPGMQPSIPDPNFIHFFQHPSLFQYTGGNQYNTMGPRFTVVGNLAESFDSQNTIPQAASAYPSDQRLPLPITGFPNSPTARRGGTVPNYQGISSYIGVPMTYPTSPVFQGQTLPGVLPPVRRNDSAGFLPPSRNITGSPGIQGQRARQKFDESKTCSFLEELKSNRARMVELSDITGRVVEYSADQHGSRFIQQKLENCTAEEKTSVFAEILPHASALMTDVFGNYVIQKFFEHGTREQRRDLATKLVGHVLPLSLQMYGCRVIQKALEVMELDQKIDLVHELDGHIMRCVRDQNGNHVIQKCIECVPTEHIGFVVSAFQGQVTSLSMHPYGCRVIQRILEHCGGNSQGQCIIDEILQWVCILAQDQYGNYVTQHVLERGKAHERSQIITKLAGQVVTMSQNKYASNVIEKCFQHGDIAERDLLIRRIVEQTEGNNNLLAMMKDQYANYVVQKILETCNEDQRELLLSRVKDHMQALRKYTYGKHIVSRVEQLCGDGTAESGS, encoded by the exons ATGGCTACTGAGAGTGCTTTCCGATTGATTGGTGGGACGGGGGCTAGGGACTGGAGTAAGGGATTTGGTGCATTTGGCTCTTCAGCAGGTGCCTTATCAGGGGAAGACTTGGGATTTGTGGATAATGACACTGGGGTTTATGGGGGCTGGAACAAATCTGTTCCAAATCGTAGTGGAAGCGCACCGCCTAGCATGGAAGGATCTCTTGCTGCTCTTGGCCATCTCATTGATCAGCAGAGTGGGAGCTTTGAAGCTAGTTTGACAACCTTGGATAACATAACTGACAGTTCCAAATCTGAGGAGCAACTACGTGCTGATCCAGCATATTTTGAGTATTATGGCTCCAAGGTGAATCTGAATCCAAGGCTCCCTCCGCCACTTATTTCAAGGGAGAGTCGCCGATTAATGAACCGTGTTGGCAAGGCTAAAGAGTGGAGGATGGTCTCCCAAGATAACAGCAGCAAAGGCTCAATATACGTTCCTCGATCTATGTTGTCAACTCACAAAGAAGAACCTGAGGATGATAAATCTCCAAGATTGGATTCAAGTTCAGTGGAGGATGCCCAGATTGTCTCCAGTGCATCCAACTTTCAGAGCCAGGATTTTATGCTG GAGAGGTTTCAACAGAGTGTTGCTTCTTCGCCTGATAGTTCATCTTCTAATCCTTCAAATAGCAACACTGGTGATTCTATGCCTGTATATTCTGACATAAATTTGTTAAAGAGTTTGTCATTTGATGCTTTGAAGCAATCGGatttgaactcttggacaccaaaAGGCCCACTGAAAAGTAATGTTAACAATGACCTTTCATCGCCACCCCTTTCCAGTTCATCATATCCTGGTAGCAAAACTGGTACGCAAACTTTTGAGCAAGAAAAGGCTGCTGCTGACACCAAACATGGAAATGTTGTGCTTGGCAGTGGCGCAGCTGTTACTGAAGTTGATAATGTGGACTCCATTATGAAGAATTTGAAGTTAAGTTTGGATGTCCATACATCCTCACCTGCCAAGCAGAGGTGGCAGGACAATGTCTTGCAGCAGTATGGTTCCTTTTTACCAGCCCAAGGTGATCCTATTCAATTGACTACTCAAGGACCCCATCCTCCTCATGTACCTTTTGTTGATAACTTGTCTCATGCTCAGCTCAAGTTGCCTGACATCCACCAAAATTTACCACAACCTAGTATGACAACACCTTTCTATACACCAAATTCTTTTGGGAACCCTTATTATCAGAATTTGCACCCTGCTAATGCTTTTCCAACCTCAATTGGAACTGGGGGTTATGCTGTAAGTGGTTCTATTTTGCCACCGTTTATGGCTGGCTATGCTCCCCAAGGTCCTCTTGCTACACCTCTTGACAGTTCTATGACTCCAAGCTTTAGTGGCAGGCCATCTGGATTTCTTCCAGCAGGGAATCTTACAGGGGGAACAGATTTTATGCAGTCATGTAAAGTATACGGACAATTTGAGCCTGGTATGCAGCCATCCATTCCCGATCCGAACTTCATTCATTTCTTTCAGCATCCCTCTTTATTTCAGTATACTGGAGGAAATCAATACAATACAATGGGTCCAAGATTTACTGTTGTTGGGAATTTAGCTGAAAGCTTTGATTCACAAAACACGATACCTCAAGCTGCATCTGCATATCCATCTGATCAGAGGCTTCCACTGCCAATAACTGGCTTTCCTAATTCTCCTACAGCCAGAAGAGGAGGGACTGTTCCAAATTATCAAGGCATTTCATCCTACATTGGAGTGCCAATGACTTATCCTACTAGTCCAGTGTTTCAGGGACAAACATTGCCTGGAGTATTGCCTCCTGTTAGGAGAAACGACTCTGCTGGATTTCTGCCCCCCTCAAGAAACATCACTGGTAGCCCTGGAATTCAAGGGCAGCGAGCAAGACAGAAGTTTGATGAATCAAAGACCTGCTCTTTCTTAGAAGAGTTGAAGTCCAACAGAGCGCGCATGGTTGAGCTTTCTGACATCACAGGCCGTGTAGTTGAATACAG TGCTGACCAACATGGTAGCCGATTCATCCAGCAGAAGTTGGAAAACTGCACCGCCGAAGAGAAGACATCTGTGTTTGCCGAGATTCTTCCTCATGCTTCAGCATTAATGACTGACGTTTTTGGGAATTATGTGATCCAAAAG TTTTTTGAACATGGAACTCGTGAGCAAAGGAGGGATCTTGCCACCAAGCTTGTTGGTCACGTTTTGCCTTTGAGTCTTCAGATGTATGGCTGCCGTGTAATCCAGAAG GCTCTGGAAGTTATGGAACTTGACCAGAAAATAGATCTAGTTCATGAGCTTGATGGTCATATTATGCGATGTGTCCGTGATCAAAATGGAAATCACGTTATACAGAAGTGCATTGAGTGTGTCCCCACAGAACATATTGGTTTTGTAGTGTCTGCTTTTCAGGGACAAGTTACTAGCCTTTCAATGCATCCATATGGCTGCCGTGTAATTCAG AGAATCTTGGAGCACTGCGGTGGTAACTCACAAGGCCAGTGCATAATAGACGAGATATTACAGTGGGTGTGCATCCTTGCGCAGGATCAGTATGGCAACTATGTTACACAG CATGTTCTAGAAAGAGGAAAAGCTCATGAGAGGAGCCAAATTATTACTAAATTGGCCGGGCAGGTTGTTACCATGAGCCAAAATAAATATGCATCAAATGTGATAGAGAAGTGTTTTCAACATGGTGATATTGCGGAGCGGGATCTTCTGATCAGACGGATTGTGGAGCAGACAGAGGGCAACAACAATTTATTG GCAATGATGAAGGACCAGTATGCTAATTACGTGGTCCAGAAGATACTTGAAACTTGCAACGAGGATCAGCGGGAGCTTCTGCTCAGCCGCGTAAAGGATCATATGCAAGCATTGAGGAAGTACACATACGGCAAGCACATCGTAAGCCGAGTCGAGCAGCTCTGTGGCGACG GAACTGCCGAGTCAGGTTCTTGA
- the LOC100193145 gene encoding uncharacterized protein isoform X4 has translation MEKGMMFFCGESFSTMTAGGGVTGAWSPRVSGQPAGLDAPSLMATESAFRLIGGTGARDWSKGFGAFGSSAGALSGEDLGFVDNDTGVYGGWNKSVPNRSGSAPPSMEGSLAALGHLIDQQSGSFEASLTTLDNITDSSKSEEQLRADPAYFEYYGSKVNLNPRLPPPLISRESRRLMNRVGKAKEWRMVSQDNSSKGSIYVPRSMLSTHKEEPEDDKSPRLDSSSVEDAQIVSSASNFQSQDFMLERFQQSVASSPDSSSSNPSNSNTGDSMPVYSDINLLKSLSFDALKQSDLNSWTPKGPLKSNVNNDLSSPPLSSSSYPGSKTGTQTFEQEKAAADTKHGNVVLGSGAAVTEVDNVDSIMKNLKLSLDVHTSSPAKQRWQDNVLQQYGSFLPAQGDPIQLTTQGPHPPHVPFVDNLSHAQLKLPDIHQNLPQPSMTTPFYTPNSFGNPYYQNLHPANAFPTSIGTGGYAVSGSILPPFMAGYAPQGPLATPLDSSMTPSFSGRPSGFLPAGNLTGGTDFMQSCKVYGQFEPGMQPSIPDPNFIHFFQHPSLFQYTGGNQYNTMGPRFTVVGNLAESFDSQNTIPQAASAYPSDQRLPLPITGFPNSPTARRGGTVPNYQGISSYIGVPMTYPTSPVFQGQTLPGVLPPVRRNDSAGFLPPSRNITGSPGIQGQRARQKFDESKTCSFLEELKSNRARMVELSDITGRVVEYSADQHGSRFIQQKLENCTAEEKTSVFAEILPHASALMTDVFGNYVIQKFFEHGTREQRRDLATKLVGHVLPLSLQMYGCRVIQKALEVMELDQKIDLVHELDGHIMRCVRDQNGNHVIQKCIECVPTEHIGFVVSAFQGQVTSLSMHPYGCRVIQRILEHCGGNSQGQCIIDEILQWVCILAQDQYGNYVTQHVLERGKAHERSQIITKLAGQVVTMSQNKYASNVIEKCFQHGDIAERDLLIRRIVEQTEGNNNLLAMMKDQYANYVVQKILETCNEDQRELLLSRVKDHMQALRKYTYGKHIVSRVEQLCGDGTAESGS, from the exons ATGGAGAAAGGGATGATGTTTTTTTGTGGGGAGAGCTTCAGCACGATGACTGCAGGTGGAGGTGTCACTGGTGCTTGGTCGCCTAGGGTTTCGGGCCAGCCGGCTGGCTTGGACGCGCCAAG TCTAATGGCTACTGAGAGTGCTTTCCGATTGATTGGTGGGACGGGGGCTAGGGACTGGAGTAAGGGATTTGGTGCATTTGGCTCTTCAGCAGGTGCCTTATCAGGGGAAGACTTGGGATTTGTGGATAATGACACTGGGGTTTATGGGGGCTGGAACAAATCTGTTCCAAATCGTAGTGGAAGCGCACCGCCTAGCATGGAAGGATCTCTTGCTGCTCTTGGCCATCTCATTGATCAGCAGAGTGGGAGCTTTGAAGCTAGTTTGACAACCTTGGATAACATAACTGACAGTTCCAAATCTGAGGAGCAACTACGTGCTGATCCAGCATATTTTGAGTATTATGGCTCCAAGGTGAATCTGAATCCAAGGCTCCCTCCGCCACTTATTTCAAGGGAGAGTCGCCGATTAATGAACCGTGTTGGCAAGGCTAAAGAGTGGAGGATGGTCTCCCAAGATAACAGCAGCAAAGGCTCAATATACGTTCCTCGATCTATGTTGTCAACTCACAAAGAAGAACCTGAGGATGATAAATCTCCAAGATTGGATTCAAGTTCAGTGGAGGATGCCCAGATTGTCTCCAGTGCATCCAACTTTCAGAGCCAGGATTTTATGCTG GAGAGGTTTCAACAGAGTGTTGCTTCTTCGCCTGATAGTTCATCTTCTAATCCTTCAAATAGCAACACTGGTGATTCTATGCCTGTATATTCTGACATAAATTTGTTAAAGAGTTTGTCATTTGATGCTTTGAAGCAATCGGatttgaactcttggacaccaaaAGGCCCACTGAAAAGTAATGTTAACAATGACCTTTCATCGCCACCCCTTTCCAGTTCATCATATCCTGGTAGCAAAACTGGTACGCAAACTTTTGAGCAAGAAAAGGCTGCTGCTGACACCAAACATGGAAATGTTGTGCTTGGCAGTGGCGCAGCTGTTACTGAAGTTGATAATGTGGACTCCATTATGAAGAATTTGAAGTTAAGTTTGGATGTCCATACATCCTCACCTGCCAAGCAGAGGTGGCAGGACAATGTCTTGCAGCAGTATGGTTCCTTTTTACCAGCCCAAGGTGATCCTATTCAATTGACTACTCAAGGACCCCATCCTCCTCATGTACCTTTTGTTGATAACTTGTCTCATGCTCAGCTCAAGTTGCCTGACATCCACCAAAATTTACCACAACCTAGTATGACAACACCTTTCTATACACCAAATTCTTTTGGGAACCCTTATTATCAGAATTTGCACCCTGCTAATGCTTTTCCAACCTCAATTGGAACTGGGGGTTATGCTGTAAGTGGTTCTATTTTGCCACCGTTTATGGCTGGCTATGCTCCCCAAGGTCCTCTTGCTACACCTCTTGACAGTTCTATGACTCCAAGCTTTAGTGGCAGGCCATCTGGATTTCTTCCAGCAGGGAATCTTACAGGGGGAACAGATTTTATGCAGTCATGTAAAGTATACGGACAATTTGAGCCTGGTATGCAGCCATCCATTCCCGATCCGAACTTCATTCATTTCTTTCAGCATCCCTCTTTATTTCAGTATACTGGAGGAAATCAATACAATACAATGGGTCCAAGATTTACTGTTGTTGGGAATTTAGCTGAAAGCTTTGATTCACAAAACACGATACCTCAAGCTGCATCTGCATATCCATCTGATCAGAGGCTTCCACTGCCAATAACTGGCTTTCCTAATTCTCCTACAGCCAGAAGAGGAGGGACTGTTCCAAATTATCAAGGCATTTCATCCTACATTGGAGTGCCAATGACTTATCCTACTAGTCCAGTGTTTCAGGGACAAACATTGCCTGGAGTATTGCCTCCTGTTAGGAGAAACGACTCTGCTGGATTTCTGCCCCCCTCAAGAAACATCACTGGTAGCCCTGGAATTCAAGGGCAGCGAGCAAGACAGAAGTTTGATGAATCAAAGACCTGCTCTTTCTTAGAAGAGTTGAAGTCCAACAGAGCGCGCATGGTTGAGCTTTCTGACATCACAGGCCGTGTAGTTGAATACAG TGCTGACCAACATGGTAGCCGATTCATCCAGCAGAAGTTGGAAAACTGCACCGCCGAAGAGAAGACATCTGTGTTTGCCGAGATTCTTCCTCATGCTTCAGCATTAATGACTGACGTTTTTGGGAATTATGTGATCCAAAAG TTTTTTGAACATGGAACTCGTGAGCAAAGGAGGGATCTTGCCACCAAGCTTGTTGGTCACGTTTTGCCTTTGAGTCTTCAGATGTATGGCTGCCGTGTAATCCAGAAG GCTCTGGAAGTTATGGAACTTGACCAGAAAATAGATCTAGTTCATGAGCTTGATGGTCATATTATGCGATGTGTCCGTGATCAAAATGGAAATCACGTTATACAGAAGTGCATTGAGTGTGTCCCCACAGAACATATTGGTTTTGTAGTGTCTGCTTTTCAGGGACAAGTTACTAGCCTTTCAATGCATCCATATGGCTGCCGTGTAATTCAG AGAATCTTGGAGCACTGCGGTGGTAACTCACAAGGCCAGTGCATAATAGACGAGATATTACAGTGGGTGTGCATCCTTGCGCAGGATCAGTATGGCAACTATGTTACACAG CATGTTCTAGAAAGAGGAAAAGCTCATGAGAGGAGCCAAATTATTACTAAATTGGCCGGGCAGGTTGTTACCATGAGCCAAAATAAATATGCATCAAATGTGATAGAGAAGTGTTTTCAACATGGTGATATTGCGGAGCGGGATCTTCTGATCAGACGGATTGTGGAGCAGACAGAGGGCAACAACAATTTATTG GCAATGATGAAGGACCAGTATGCTAATTACGTGGTCCAGAAGATACTTGAAACTTGCAACGAGGATCAGCGGGAGCTTCTGCTCAGCCGCGTAAAGGATCATATGCAAGCATTGAGGAAGTACACATACGGCAAGCACATCGTAAGCCGAGTCGAGCAGCTCTGTGGCGACG GAACTGCCGAGTCAGGTTCTTGA
- the LOC100193145 gene encoding uncharacterized protein isoform X9, whose protein sequence is MELDQKIDLVHELDGHIMRCVRDQNGNHVIQKCIECVPTEHIGFVVSAFQGQVTSLSMHPYGCRVIQRILEHCGGNSQGQCIIDEILQWVCILAQDQYGNYVTQHVLERGKAHERSQIITKLAGQVVTMSQNKYASNVIEKCFQHGDIAERDLLIRRIVEQTEGNNNLLAMMKDQYANYVVQKILETCNEDQRELLLSRVKDHMQALRKYTYGKHIVSRVEQLCGDGTAESGS, encoded by the exons ATGGAACTTGACCAGAAAATAGATCTAGTTCATGAGCTTGATGGTCATATTATGCGATGTGTCCGTGATCAAAATGGAAATCACGTTATACAGAAGTGCATTGAGTGTGTCCCCACAGAACATATTGGTTTTGTAGTGTCTGCTTTTCAGGGACAAGTTACTAGCCTTTCAATGCATCCATATGGCTGCCGTGTAATTCAG AGAATCTTGGAGCACTGCGGTGGTAACTCACAAGGCCAGTGCATAATAGACGAGATATTACAGTGGGTGTGCATCCTTGCGCAGGATCAGTATGGCAACTATGTTACACAG CATGTTCTAGAAAGAGGAAAAGCTCATGAGAGGAGCCAAATTATTACTAAATTGGCCGGGCAGGTTGTTACCATGAGCCAAAATAAATATGCATCAAATGTGATAGAGAAGTGTTTTCAACATGGTGATATTGCGGAGCGGGATCTTCTGATCAGACGGATTGTGGAGCAGACAGAGGGCAACAACAATTTATTG GCAATGATGAAGGACCAGTATGCTAATTACGTGGTCCAGAAGATACTTGAAACTTGCAACGAGGATCAGCGGGAGCTTCTGCTCAGCCGCGTAAAGGATCATATGCAAGCATTGAGGAAGTACACATACGGCAAGCACATCGTAAGCCGAGTCGAGCAGCTCTGTGGCGACG GAACTGCCGAGTCAGGTTCTTGA